The Candidatus Bathyarchaeota archaeon genome includes a region encoding these proteins:
- a CDS encoding 2-oxoacid:acceptor oxidoreductase subunit alpha — protein MQGNQACAEAAITAGCKFFAGYPITPATEIAEHLAKRLPQTGGIAIQMEDELAALSAVIGASWAGAKAMTATSGPGFSLMQENIGYAFMTETPCVIANIQRAGPSTGQATKCAQGDVMQTRWGTHGDYTPIVLSPNSVQEMYNLTIRAFNLAETHRTPVILLADEIIAHMREKITIPPSNKIKIINRKKPKKTDKTFFNTEEIPPMPSVGDGFNVPVTGSTHNKHGHRYTADPNVHRQLVERLAEKINKNANQIINFESHNIENCEIIIISYGCTSRAVHETIELAEKRGINAGSIRLKTLWPFPEKIIQTIAKNAKMIFVPEMNLRQIFYEVERTVHGAVPVLPINKIGGGEMITPEELLTKITKSVNNIE, from the coding sequence ATGCAAGGAAACCAAGCATGCGCAGAAGCAGCCATCACAGCCGGATGCAAATTCTTCGCCGGATACCCAATCACACCAGCAACCGAAATAGCAGAACACCTAGCAAAAAGACTACCACAAACAGGCGGAATAGCCATACAAATGGAAGACGAACTAGCCGCACTAAGCGCAGTCATAGGCGCAAGCTGGGCAGGAGCAAAAGCAATGACAGCCACATCAGGACCAGGATTCAGCCTCATGCAAGAAAACATAGGGTATGCGTTCATGACAGAAACCCCATGCGTAATCGCAAACATCCAAAGAGCAGGCCCAAGCACAGGACAAGCAACAAAATGTGCACAAGGAGACGTAATGCAAACACGCTGGGGCACACACGGCGACTACACCCCAATCGTACTCTCACCAAACTCCGTACAAGAAATGTACAACCTCACCATCAGAGCATTCAATCTAGCGGAGACACATCGAACACCAGTCATACTACTTGCAGACGAAATCATCGCCCACATGAGAGAAAAAATCACCATACCACCATCAAACAAAATCAAAATAATCAACCGAAAAAAACCCAAAAAAACAGACAAAACATTCTTCAACACAGAAGAAATACCACCAATGCCCTCAGTAGGAGACGGCTTCAATGTGCCAGTAACAGGCTCAACCCACAACAAACATGGACACCGCTACACCGCAGACCCAAATGTACACAGACAACTCGTCGAAAGACTAGCTGAGAAAATAAACAAAAACGCAAATCAAATCATAAACTTTGAAAGCCACAACATCGAAAACTGCGAAATCATCATCATCTCATACGGATGCACCTCACGCGCCGTACACGAAACAATAGAACTCGCCGAAAAAAGAGGAATAAACGCAGGATCAATCCGACTAAAGACCCTGTGGCCCTTCCCAGAAAAAATCATTCAAACTATAGCCAAAAACGCAAAAATGATATTCGTACCGGAAATGAATCTACGACAAATCTTCTACGAAGTAGAAAGAACAGTACACGGCGCCGTACCCGTTCTCCCAATAAACAAAATCGGCGGCGGAGAAATGATAACCCCCGAAGAACTACTAACAAAAATCACCAAAAGCGTGAACAACATTGAATAA
- a CDS encoding 2-oxoacid:ferredoxin oxidoreductase subunit beta, producing MHLPFCTGCGNTTVMNCFLRAVHELGYKDLRKFVFCSGIGCAAWIPSPYFKADSIHTTHGRSIPAATGVKLVRPTLNVVVFGGDGDLVGIGLSHLIHAARRNLDITVIMVNNMIYGMTGGQMAPTTPFKAKTTTTPYGNFEHPFDTTRLIVAAGACYAARWTTFHVEQLREAMKKALTTKGFAFIEAVSQCPTAFGRRVGLKTAKELLQWFKENSVPLQEAERTAEKDLAGKIVVGEFVCRELPTLTEIVHETIKEATNDA from the coding sequence ATGCATCTTCCCTTTTGCACTGGCTGCGGCAACACAACAGTGATGAATTGTTTCCTCAGAGCCGTTCACGAATTAGGCTATAAAGACCTCCGCAAGTTTGTGTTCTGTAGCGGAATCGGATGTGCAGCTTGGATTCCATCTCCATACTTCAAGGCAGACTCCATCCACACAACCCATGGCAGAAGCATACCAGCTGCAACAGGAGTAAAGCTTGTTCGACCAACACTGAACGTTGTAGTTTTCGGTGGAGACGGAGACCTCGTAGGAATCGGCCTAAGCCACCTAATCCACGCAGCACGCAGAAACCTTGACATCACCGTCATCATGGTGAACAACATGATTTACGGAATGACAGGCGGCCAAATGGCTCCGACAACCCCGTTCAAAGCAAAAACCACCACTACTCCATATGGAAATTTCGAACACCCCTTCGATACTACCCGTCTCATAGTTGCGGCTGGAGCTTGCTACGCGGCTCGTTGGACAACCTTTCACGTTGAACAACTAAGAGAAGCTATGAAAAAAGCCCTCACTACCAAAGGCTTCGCCTTCATTGAAGCAGTCAGCCAATGTCCAACAGCGTTCGGGAGAAGAGTTGGGTTAAAGACAGCCAAGGAGTTGCTCCAGTGGTTCAAAGAAAACTCTGTGCCACTTCAAGAAGCTGAAAGAACGGCTGAGAAAGACTTAGCTGGAAAGATTGTGGTAGGAGAATTCGTGTGCCGAGAGCTTCCAACGTTAACCGAGATCGTTCATGAGACCATAAAGGAGGCAACAAATGATGCCTAA
- a CDS encoding 2-oxoacid:ferredoxin oxidoreductase subunit gamma: protein MPKRVEVRISGLGGQGVVLAGEILGRAVVYDGKYAVQTQSYGAEARGSAAKSEVIISDKKIGFPKVRKCDILVTMSQSALNKHLDDLKENGILLVDRDKVKEVPKVEAKVFSVPATRIAETELKSRIYANAIMLGALTKITGIVSKEAVKKAIVDSVSKETKERNLEGFGKGLGLAE from the coding sequence ATGCCTAAGCGCGTTGAGGTGAGGATCAGTGGGTTAGGAGGCCAAGGTGTTGTTCTGGCTGGAGAAATTCTGGGAAGAGCCGTGGTCTATGATGGAAAGTACGCAGTTCAAACTCAAAGCTATGGAGCTGAAGCGAGGGGAAGCGCTGCAAAAAGTGAAGTCATAATCTCTGACAAAAAAATAGGTTTTCCAAAAGTAAGAAAATGCGACATTTTAGTTACGATGAGCCAAAGTGCCTTGAACAAGCATTTAGACGATTTGAAAGAGAACGGGATCCTGCTTGTGGACAGAGACAAAGTCAAAGAAGTACCTAAAGTCGAGGCTAAGGTTTTCAGTGTTCCTGCAACTAGAATTGCGGAGACCGAGTTGAAGTCGAGAATCTATGCGAATGCCATTATGTTAGGTGCGTTAACAAAGATAACAGGCATAGTGAGCAAAGAAGCGGTTAAGAAAGCGATCGTTGACAGCGTTTCCAAGGAGACGAAAGAGAGAAATCTTGAAGGCTTTGGAAAAGGTCTTGGACTCGCTGAGTAG